DNA from Thermoplasmata archaeon:
CATCTTGCTTGCATAAACTAATTTTTCAACATACTGTTTTAAATTATATGCTTTATCCAGTTCTTCTATCTCCTGAGCTATATTCTTGGATTCTTTTCCCTTTCCTCCCACCACGGCAATTCCAACATTTCTGGTCTTTAAAGCCTCTTTTACCGCTCCCATAGTTACTGTGGTAGTGCCGGATGAGTGCCAGTCAAACCCGATAACCATAGAGAACGCCTGAAAAAAATAAGGAGATGAGAACCTCGCTAAAACTTCATCGTTGCCATATTCCAGTGCCATGATCTCTATCAATTCTCCTGCCAATGGCACCATTCGCTCAAAGAGCCATGATGGCGCTTTTCCGTAATGAAGTGGTAAATATGCAGTTCCAGTTTTTTGCATTATTTATTAATTATGCTTTATGCATTAATAATCTTTTTTCAAGTAAAATTAATATATATATGTTTTATTATGCATATCGGGTGATAACATGTTTAAAAATGAAGAGACTTTCTATAATGCGCAGAAAAAAAATGAGCTTGACAAAATGAACAAGCAGTATGATGAGGCAGTAAAAAAGGTTTTGATGGAGATTGGAAAAGATTATCCTATAATCATAAATGGAAAAGAAATATTTTGCAGTGACAAATTTGAAGATCGAAGTCCGGGGAATACAAAACTGGTGCTGGGAACGTTTCAGAAAGCAACAAAAAAAGATGTACTTGATGCCATAACAGCGGCTAAACAGGCGTTTGAGACATGGAAGTTTATAGACTATAAAGATCGAGTTGCCATATTCTTAAAGGCAGCAGATATAATGAGCTCTAAAAAATATGAATTTGCAGCATTGATGAGCCTTGAAAATGGCAAAAACAGGTTGGAGGCACTTGCGGATATTGATGAAGCTATAGATTTTATGAGGTATTATTCTGAAGAGCTGTTGAAAAATAATGGGTTTGTGGTAAAAACGCCTAAAGCATTTCCGAACGAGAACACAAAATCCGTCCTGAAACCGTATGGTGTGTGGGGTGTAATTGCACCTTTCAATTTTCCGATGGCAATTACCACCGGTATGACTACCGGAGCACTGATCACAGGAAATACTGTGATCTTGAAACCTTCAAGCGACACGCCATTGATGGCATATCTGTTATTCAAGACTCTCGAACAAGCTAAACTGCCGAAAGGAGTATTAAATTACGTTACGGGTTCTGGAGAAGTAGTTGGGGATGAGCTTATCACAAATACTGACGTTGCTGGAATAGTTTTTACAGGCTCAAAGGCGGTTGGATTTGAAGGCATGAAAAAAGCGATAGCTTTCAAGACAAAGGTATATATTGCAGAGATGGGTAGCAAGAACCCTATTATAGTAACGAAAAATGCAAACCTAGACAAGGCTGTGGATGGTGTCTACAAATCTGCGTTTGGCTACGATGGTCAAAAATGCAGTGCGTGTTCTAGATTGTATATTGCCAGAGAGATAAAAAAAGAGTTCCTGGATAAATTGGTGGCAAAGACACAACAGCTAAAGATAGGAGATCCGACAGACCGCAACACATATCTGGGCCCTGTAATAAATAAAAAAGCATATGATGATTTCGAAAAATATGTAGAAATGGCCAAAAAAGATGGATCTATAATCACCGGCGGGGGAGTATACACAGAAGGAACTTGCAAAGATGGGTACTATGTAGAGCCTACAATAATAGACAATCTACCAAAAAATCACTATCTGTTTAAGAATGAACTGTTTTTGCCAATCTTGGTAGTTGCAGAAGTTTCAGATCTAAAAGAAGCAATCGAAGAGGCAAATATGGTAGACTACGGGTTGACAGCAGGTATATTTACTGAAAATGAAGAAGAGATCCAGTACTTTTTTGATCACATTGACTCTGGAGTGTTATACGCAAACAGGGTTGCGGGTGGCTCTACGGGCGCAATGGTAGGTGCACAGCCATTCGTCGGCTGGAAAATGAGTGGTACTACTGGAAAAGGCACAGGAGGACCGTACTATCTACAGCAATTTATGAGAGAGCAGTCTCAGACCATTGCTCATTAAAGATTTGTGTTTGGGGCTCAATGCTCCATTTTATATTTATCAGTTCAAATCTTTTTTTTATAAAAAACAGATTTCATTGAAATTTATATCATAAAAAAATAAAAAGTTTTAATGCTTAAATGATTTTATTTTCGTCTCATTATAAGAGCTGCACTAAGCACTATAACTATAACTACTATAGCTGCAATTCCAACCAGAAGATATGGGAAGGTTGTTGCAGGAGCTGTTGGGGTAATGATCAGGTTATTTCCAGATGCTGTAGCATAGCCTGGGACTACAATAGTGGCAGAAGGATCATAGCTCATGTTCAGGGTATATTTTGCTCCATTAAAATCAACGGAAGAATTGAAACTGATAGTTTTGTTATATACATAAGTAAATGATGTTGAATTTGTAGTTGCATCGTAATTTTTGTTCCAATCCTTTAAAGGCGCATTTAAAGCCGAATAATTAATAGTACTTCTTGCCAAGAAATGATTATTTTCAAACATGATATTAAAGTAGTTCCAACCATCATCTCTCATTACATTGTTCATCATTCCACCTGCTTCATTTATGTCCCAAGTATTGCCATTGTAATTCACATCAAATTTACCATTTACTGAAAAATCTCTCCATGACATGTTTGCTATCGTAGTGCCATTTTTTGTCTTATT
Protein-coding regions in this window:
- a CDS encoding aldehyde dehydrogenase family protein, which encodes MFKNEETFYNAQKKNELDKMNKQYDEAVKKVLMEIGKDYPIIINGKEIFCSDKFEDRSPGNTKLVLGTFQKATKKDVLDAITAAKQAFETWKFIDYKDRVAIFLKAADIMSSKKYEFAALMSLENGKNRLEALADIDEAIDFMRYYSEELLKNNGFVVKTPKAFPNENTKSVLKPYGVWGVIAPFNFPMAITTGMTTGALITGNTVILKPSSDTPLMAYLLFKTLEQAKLPKGVLNYVTGSGEVVGDELITNTDVAGIVFTGSKAVGFEGMKKAIAFKTKVYIAEMGSKNPIIVTKNANLDKAVDGVYKSAFGYDGQKCSACSRLYIAREIKKEFLDKLVAKTQQLKIGDPTDRNTYLGPVINKKAYDDFEKYVEMAKKDGSIITGGGVYTEGTCKDGYYVEPTIIDNLPKNHYLFKNELFLPILVVAEVSDLKEAIEEANMVDYGLTAGIFTENEEEIQYFFDHIDSGVLYANRVAGGSTGAMVGAQPFVGWKMSGTTGKGTGGPYYLQQFMREQSQTIAH